From the genome of Chitinivibrio alkaliphilus ACht1, one region includes:
- the rbfA gene encoding 30S ribosome-binding factor RbfA, whose protein sequence is MATNKWHNKRVTENLRREILWTITNRVKDPRIPEFLTVPAIELSRDTRNATVYISSVDTGAVKEEAVQILNKAAPFIQREVAKKIRIKHFPRLLFKVDDSSENWENINSILDNIKDDLE, encoded by the coding sequence GTGGCCACAAATAAATGGCATAATAAGCGCGTAACAGAGAATCTTCGAAGGGAGATTCTCTGGACTATTACAAACAGAGTAAAAGACCCGCGCATACCAGAGTTTCTGACTGTTCCCGCCATAGAACTCTCACGGGACACACGAAACGCCACGGTATATATATCTTCTGTTGATACGGGGGCGGTAAAGGAAGAAGCTGTGCAGATATTGAACAAGGCAGCCCCATTTATTCAGCGAGAAGTTGCTAAAAAAATACGAATAAAACATTTCCCTCGCCTCCTCTTTAAAGTGGATGATTCCTCGGAAAACTGGGAAAATATTAATTCCATTCTGGACAATATTAAAGATGACTTGGAATAA
- the infB gene encoding translation initiation factor IF-2, with product MSKIRVSSLAKELKISSDALVQILRSIGVPAKSHSSTVDEDIKKQVVEKIDSERAAIKKKYAKSKERLKSRRRSRRAPEKKKEEATPQKTEEQKPLQEKKDGSQGRQTGAGRPPRRPAGVTTNKPKRPATEPMGKSAGGPPRKKDDIPLPPPGGDIPAKEDTRKKNKKKNKKKKFEEEKPKNFSEKDLQLNIKKTMAKIGSGSTKKKYKKQRRDADEISENDTILHVSEFISISEFANMIDVNPSQVIAKCLELGLFVTINQRIDFETIQLLAEEWDYTAVLMDEFADITEDEIQEESYPEEPRSPVVTVMGHVDHGKTSLLDYIRKTNVTSGEHGGITQHIAAYEVSTPRGNVTFLDTPGHEAFAAMRARGSQITDVVVIIVAADSAVMPQTKEAIDHARAADVPIVIAINKTDLPTANIDKIKGELAAYDVLVEDYGGQISCVEISAKTGKGVDDLLELLALESDLLELTAPKQGFAKGVVIESELDPGRGAIATVLVQKGTLRKGDPFVTGNHSGRVRELLDDHGKKVKTAGPSQPVIILGLSGTPQAGDSFRVTENDKDAREIAQKRRLAEKEREMRYRNTVSLDNFYDTIKAGEMQTLNIIVKGDVDGSVQALSASLEELSTEEVKVKVIHNGVGGVTEADIMLAQASQGIIVGFHISPNPKIKEHAKQAGVEIRTYPVIYEAIDDVKKAMIGMLAPRIEEKPLGVAEIRDIFKVSKIGQIAGCYVIEGKITRDAKARLVRDDLVVTETKIGSLQRGKDKAKEVSAGFECGIILKNVTQYKTGDRIEAYTQVEIERTSLEE from the coding sequence ATGTCAAAAATTAGAGTATCATCTCTTGCAAAAGAATTGAAAATTTCAAGTGATGCTTTGGTACAGATACTCCGTTCCATCGGCGTACCGGCCAAGTCACATAGTAGCACTGTTGACGAAGATATAAAGAAACAAGTTGTCGAGAAAATTGACAGTGAAAGAGCTGCGATTAAAAAGAAATATGCCAAAAGTAAAGAACGACTAAAGAGCAGACGTAGAAGTCGACGTGCCCCGGAAAAGAAGAAAGAAGAAGCAACGCCGCAGAAAACAGAAGAGCAGAAACCTTTGCAGGAAAAGAAAGACGGCTCTCAAGGTCGCCAAACAGGCGCAGGACGCCCACCACGCCGACCAGCCGGTGTAACGACCAACAAGCCGAAGCGACCGGCAACGGAACCCATGGGCAAAAGTGCCGGTGGACCACCGCGGAAAAAAGATGACATTCCACTTCCGCCTCCAGGTGGCGATATTCCTGCGAAAGAAGACACTCGCAAGAAGAATAAGAAAAAGAATAAGAAAAAGAAGTTTGAAGAAGAAAAGCCTAAGAATTTCAGTGAGAAGGATCTTCAACTCAACATCAAGAAAACCATGGCAAAAATTGGCTCTGGCTCTACAAAAAAGAAATATAAGAAGCAACGCCGTGATGCCGATGAAATATCTGAAAACGATACAATCCTTCATGTGAGCGAATTTATTTCCATTAGTGAATTTGCCAACATGATTGATGTAAACCCCTCTCAAGTTATCGCTAAATGCCTTGAACTGGGGCTGTTTGTAACAATTAATCAGCGGATTGATTTTGAAACAATACAGCTTCTTGCTGAAGAGTGGGATTATACGGCTGTACTCATGGATGAATTTGCTGATATTACTGAGGATGAAATTCAAGAAGAATCCTATCCGGAAGAGCCTCGCTCTCCTGTTGTCACTGTCATGGGGCACGTTGACCACGGTAAAACGTCTCTCCTTGATTATATTCGGAAAACCAATGTTACCTCAGGAGAGCATGGTGGTATCACGCAGCATATTGCGGCATACGAAGTTTCAACTCCTCGAGGAAATGTCACATTCCTCGATACACCAGGACACGAAGCTTTTGCAGCTATGCGAGCACGAGGCTCACAGATAACAGACGTTGTCGTGATTATTGTTGCAGCCGATTCCGCAGTCATGCCACAAACAAAAGAAGCGATAGACCATGCGCGTGCAGCGGATGTACCCATTGTTATTGCCATAAACAAAACAGATCTTCCTACGGCAAATATTGACAAGATTAAGGGGGAACTCGCTGCATATGATGTCCTTGTAGAGGATTACGGCGGTCAGATCTCCTGTGTTGAAATATCAGCAAAAACTGGAAAAGGTGTTGACGATCTGTTAGAGCTCCTCGCCCTTGAAAGTGACCTTCTTGAGCTCACCGCTCCAAAACAAGGTTTTGCTAAGGGAGTCGTTATAGAGTCTGAGCTTGATCCGGGACGTGGCGCCATTGCCACCGTGCTTGTGCAAAAAGGTACTCTTCGCAAGGGTGACCCCTTTGTGACAGGAAACCATAGTGGCCGAGTGCGTGAGCTTCTTGATGATCATGGAAAGAAAGTAAAGACAGCCGGCCCTTCACAGCCGGTAATCATCTTAGGACTTTCCGGAACCCCACAAGCAGGTGATTCTTTCCGCGTAACAGAAAATGACAAAGATGCCCGTGAGATTGCTCAGAAACGGCGCCTTGCAGAGAAAGAACGGGAAATGCGCTATCGTAATACGGTATCTCTCGATAATTTCTATGATACAATCAAAGCCGGCGAAATGCAGACCTTGAATATCATTGTTAAAGGTGATGTTGACGGTTCTGTGCAAGCACTTTCAGCTTCTCTTGAAGAACTCTCTACGGAAGAAGTAAAAGTGAAGGTAATTCATAACGGCGTGGGCGGTGTAACCGAAGCAGACATCATGCTCGCCCAAGCTTCTCAGGGTATTATTGTTGGTTTTCATATTAGTCCAAACCCAAAAATTAAAGAACATGCGAAGCAAGCGGGAGTAGAAATTCGAACATACCCCGTTATTTATGAAGCTATTGACGATGTGAAAAAAGCAATGATCGGTATGCTTGCACCGCGCATTGAGGAGAAACCACTTGGTGTGGCTGAAATTAGAGATATTTTTAAGGTTTCTAAGATCGGCCAAATTGCCGGCTGTTATGTCATTGAGGGAAAGATAACTCGAGATGCAAAGGCACGACTCGTTCGCGATGATCTGGTAGTAACCGAAACAAAAATCGGGTCTCTTCAACGTGGAAAAGATAAGGCAAAAGAAGTAAGTGCTGGTTTTGAATGTGGTATTATTTTGAAAAATGTTACCCAATACAAAACAGGCGATCGTATCGAAGCCTACACGCAAGTGGAAATAGAACGAACTAGTCTTGAGGAGTAA
- the nusA gene encoding transcription termination factor NusA — MARKRKFKMNGTEIIEGLKAITKERSISWDLAENSLKEAIAQAARKGIKKAPAIGVTIDKETGDISAYTYQKVVDDDEIEDIYQEIPLSEAQEDYGEDLKIGDEVVWEENLDISEFGRTAIQIAKQIIIQRIREHERTKIYNDFSERIGDMVTGKIRQIERGNIIIDLGRTEALLPKSHQIRGEKFHQGGTVRGVIIEVKDNAKGAQVIISRTSPVFLERLFEIEVPEIFEGVISITKIVREPGYRAKIAVETRDERIDPVGACVGMRGNRIRAIVREVNNERMDIMTWTDEISILARRALASVDINRVIPVGSHKIIIIVDDEDLAKAIGKEWKNLKLTSEFTGYDIDIYGEDQFDELSEEERAKILSFDETTETIDAVEDVLDDEEIGDDAPHEIGKETELATEESVSYDEEDRLEQ; from the coding sequence ATGGCGCGAAAAAGAAAATTTAAGATGAATGGCACAGAAATTATAGAAGGCCTCAAAGCGATTACCAAAGAACGGAGCATTAGCTGGGACCTTGCAGAAAACTCCTTAAAGGAAGCAATAGCCCAGGCAGCTCGCAAGGGAATCAAAAAGGCGCCTGCCATTGGAGTTACCATCGATAAAGAAACAGGGGATATTTCCGCCTACACCTACCAAAAGGTGGTTGATGACGATGAGATTGAAGATATTTATCAAGAGATACCGCTCAGTGAAGCGCAGGAAGATTATGGCGAAGACCTTAAAATAGGTGACGAGGTAGTCTGGGAAGAGAATCTTGATATTTCTGAATTTGGTAGAACGGCTATTCAGATAGCAAAGCAGATCATTATACAGAGAATTCGTGAACATGAGCGCACAAAGATATACAACGACTTCTCTGAACGAATTGGTGATATGGTTACGGGAAAAATACGACAGATTGAACGGGGCAACATTATCATCGACCTGGGAAGAACCGAAGCCCTCCTGCCGAAAAGTCACCAAATTCGTGGTGAAAAGTTTCACCAAGGTGGCACTGTTCGCGGTGTTATTATCGAGGTAAAGGATAATGCAAAGGGTGCCCAGGTTATTATCTCTCGTACCAGTCCGGTGTTCCTTGAACGACTCTTTGAAATAGAAGTTCCCGAGATTTTCGAAGGAGTAATTTCCATTACAAAAATTGTTCGTGAACCAGGGTATCGTGCAAAAATAGCCGTGGAAACGCGGGATGAACGCATTGACCCTGTTGGTGCTTGTGTGGGAATGCGTGGAAACCGAATTCGAGCAATCGTACGTGAAGTAAACAACGAACGTATGGATATCATGACGTGGACAGATGAGATATCTATCCTTGCACGACGCGCCCTCGCTTCTGTTGATATCAATCGGGTCATCCCTGTGGGAAGTCATAAGATAATTATTATAGTAGATGATGAAGACTTAGCAAAGGCTATTGGTAAGGAGTGGAAAAACTTAAAACTCACCTCTGAATTTACGGGGTATGACATAGACATCTATGGAGAAGATCAGTTTGATGAACTCAGCGAAGAAGAGCGGGCAAAAATTCTCTCTTTCGACGAAACAACTGAGACAATTGATGCGGTAGAAGATGTTCTCGATGACGAGGAGATTGGCGATGACGCCCCCCATGAGATCGGGAAAGAAACCGAACTTGCAACAGAAGAGTCTGTCTCATATGACGAAGAGGACCGCCTCGAGCAATAA
- the rimP gene encoding ribosome maturation factor RimP, which translates to MKLQDCHQKHVEEIIVQQGAIPVEIRYFSAGGSRTLRVLADSPDGITLDRCAEISRAISAYLDEVEFGTTPYTLEVSSPGVDRPLTTHGDFARNIGRDVRIRLKEYTKKSDARKRGKIQSCTETELTLSDKGTEVVLPMDNILSGKLDI; encoded by the coding sequence ATGAAACTACAAGATTGTCATCAAAAACATGTGGAAGAAATTATCGTTCAACAGGGGGCGATCCCCGTTGAGATACGATATTTCTCAGCTGGAGGCTCGCGAACCTTACGAGTGCTTGCTGACAGCCCAGATGGAATCACCTTAGACCGATGTGCAGAAATCAGCAGAGCGATTTCTGCCTACCTTGATGAGGTTGAGTTTGGGACAACACCCTATACCCTCGAGGTTTCTTCTCCGGGAGTAGACCGTCCACTCACAACACACGGTGACTTTGCTCGTAACATTGGGCGAGACGTAAGAATACGGCTGAAAGAATACACCAAAAAGAGTGATGCGCGTAAGCGAGGAAAAATACAAAGCTGTACTGAAACAGAGCTAACCCTCTCTGACAAGGGAACAGAAGTGGTGTTGCCCATGGACAACATACTCAGCGGTAAATTAGATATATAA